One part of the Schistocerca piceifrons isolate TAMUIC-IGC-003096 chromosome 2, iqSchPice1.1, whole genome shotgun sequence genome encodes these proteins:
- the LOC124775297 gene encoding basic proline-rich protein-like: MPARWASSQRPLLVRTVWVDGARHAILSADDPAAHGPPAARCCRSAPGGGGASSPAVAARTVAAVAAGGRRLLRVSFLLGPEPPQGPAPPPLHPHGARGHPRRRWPPASRRPRCCGRPFVPLGPPPSPSSSDCGDEQLAGPLSERVLRWLHLAGRDAPAPPSPPLPPQQPPPLPPPLPASPRPLRTPRRVVRTVSLEASPPSPPPPPSPPSSPLPSPPPSPEPEQKAGQCRPQLHVFVPTLPRDCDTLSCHSDS, encoded by the exons ATGCCGGCGCGCTGGGCGTCGTCACAGCGGCCGCTGCTGGTGCGCACGGTGTGGGTGGACGGCGCGCGCCACGCCATCCTCTCCGCGGACGACCCCGCCGCCCACGGGCCGCCCGCCGCGCGCTGCTGCCGCTCCGCCCCCGGGGGCGGCGGCGCCTCCTCGCCTGCGGTGGCGGCCAGGACGGTGGCGGCGGTGGCAGCAGGGGGGCGGCGCCTGCTGCGCGTCAGCTTCCTGCTAGGGCCCGAGCCGCCACAGGGACCCGCGCCGCCCCCGCTGCACCCCCACGGCGCCCGGGGCCACCCGCGCCGGCGCTGGCCCCCGGCGTCGCGCCGTCCCCGCTGCTGCGGCCGACCCTTCGTGCCTCTAGGGCCGCCCCCGTCTCCCAGCAGCAGCGACTGCGGGGACG AGCAGCTGGCCGGCCCTCTGTCGGAGCGCGTGCTGCGCTGGCTGCACCTGGCGGGCCGCGACGCCCCGGCGCCGCCCTCGCCGCCCCTGCCGCcccagcagccgccgccgctgcctccacCGCTGCCCGCGTCGCCCCGGCCGCTGAGGACACCGCGTCGCGTGGTGCGCACAGTCAGCCTGGAGGCGTCCCCGCCGTCGCCCCCGCCTCCGCCTTCGCCTCCGTCTTCGCCGCTGCCTTCGCCCCCTCCGTCCCCGGAACCGGAACAGAAGGCGGGCCAGTGTCGCCCCCAGCTACACGTGTTCGTGCCCACGCTGCCGAGGGACTGCGACACCCTCAGCTGCCACAGTGATTCCTGA